The Natronoarchaeum mannanilyticum nucleotide sequence CCCTCGGCGCCTTCCCGCTGCTCGCGGCCGGCGCGATCGCCGTCTTCCTGATCGTGACGACGCCGCTGATGCACGACTTCTGGGCGGTTCCGGAGGACCAGCAGCAAGACGAGATGACCGCGTTCCTCAAGAACGTCGCCATGCTGGGCGGCGCGTTCGTCTTCCTCGCGCTCGCGGGCACCGACTGGGCGTACGCGCTCGGCGTCGGACTGTAAGCTGTCGTCGCTTCGGGCGGGTTATTTTCCGCCTCGGGCGACACCTATCCATGCCGATAATTTAAATCGCCGGCACCCCACCGTGGCGATATCGTGATCGAGGTCGACTCGCTTCGGAAGGAGTACAGCGGGTTCGTCGCCGTCGAGGACAGCAGTTTCTCGGTCGAGTCGGGCGAGGTGTTCGGCATCGTCGGCCCCAACGGAGCGGGCAAGACGACGACGCTGAAGATGCTCGCCGGGCTGATCGAGCCGACCAGCGGCGCCGCGACCGTCGCCGGCCGCCCCGCCGGGGAGACGGAGATGCGTCGCAACCTGGGATGGGTCCCCGAGGAGTCGCCGCTGTACGAGGACATGACCGCCCACTCGTACCTGCGATTCTTCGCCGATCTCTACGACGTTCCCCGAAACGTTGCCGACGAGCGGATCACCGAGGCGCTCGACCGGCTCGACCTGGAACACCGCGAGCGCGCCATCGGCGACATGTCCAAGGGGATGAAGCGAAAGGTCGCCATCGCGCGGGCGCTGGTGAACGATCCGGACGTGCTGATCTTCGACGAGCCCGCGAGCGGCCTCGATCCGCTGACGACCAACTACATCATCGACTTCGTGCGCGAA carries:
- a CDS encoding DoxX family membrane protein, which produces MSLAPLALESAGADAAFLLARVLFGGILAFMGLNHFQNAESMSGYAEMKGVPAASLAVPFTGGMLLLGGLGIALGAFPLLAAGAIAVFLIVTTPLMHDFWAVPEDQQQDEMTAFLKNVAMLGGAFVFLALAGTDWAYALGVGL
- a CDS encoding ABC transporter ATP-binding protein, which encodes MIEVDSLRKEYSGFVAVEDSSFSVESGEVFGIVGPNGAGKTTTLKMLAGLIEPTSGAATVAGRPAGETEMRRNLGWVPEESPLYEDMTAHSYLRFFADLYDVPRNVADERITEALDRLDLEHRERAIGDMSKGMKRKVAIARALVNDPDVLIFDEPASGLDPLTTNYIIDFVRELSDEGRTVVFSAHNLFHVESLCDRILVMNRGEVIARGSLEEIRERHGRTEYRVYTDVPVEGATKENGRFRRVVESMDAVERTRESAQAEGGSVVDIQTHEPSLEEIFLEIAGESPREAEA